Proteins encoded within one genomic window of Chthonomonas sp.:
- a CDS encoding UDP-N-acetylmuramoyl-tripeptide--D-alanyl-D-alanine ligase codes for MIAITTADFAERCGGSLVGLSGSEPITGFATDSREVTQGSLFLAIKGAQVDGHDFAEGVVAAGAIAVLAERPVPVPHILVPDLVQALAGFAKSKRAEFGGPVVGITGSNGKTSAKEFTAAALSPLGSILKNPGNKNTEYTAPLIWAELEGSTKAVVSEMAMRGFGQIDHLAQLTQPNLAIITMIGTAHIEMVGSREGIARAKAEILSHLTGPAILWAEDDFIGTLRSLAPHEVITFGFSPDADCRIVGYRSQGWNQSQIRGVFRGEEFSAVLPTVGKHQAVNAASAIVAAVECGVNLADAAKSLQNATIPAMRMETREAAGVTYVLDNYNASPDSMVAALKTLMEVDSAGRRVAVLGEMRELGDTAEQGHRLVGRALAMADVDSVIVFGDMARWIAEEAIALGFPASRLSQATSLDDIHDRLVDANEGDTVLVKGSRALFLERALEGIL; via the coding sequence GTGATTGCGATCACCACTGCCGATTTCGCCGAACGATGCGGTGGTTCGCTCGTTGGCTTGAGCGGCTCGGAGCCGATCACCGGCTTTGCGACGGACAGTCGGGAAGTAACTCAGGGATCACTGTTCCTTGCGATCAAGGGTGCTCAGGTGGACGGTCACGACTTCGCCGAAGGCGTGGTCGCTGCAGGGGCGATCGCAGTGCTGGCCGAACGTCCTGTCCCGGTTCCGCACATCCTTGTGCCCGACCTGGTGCAAGCGCTGGCTGGATTCGCCAAGAGTAAGCGCGCCGAGTTTGGTGGGCCTGTCGTGGGCATTACGGGAAGCAATGGCAAGACGAGCGCAAAGGAGTTCACCGCGGCCGCTCTGTCCCCGCTGGGGAGCATCCTCAAGAACCCGGGCAACAAGAACACCGAGTACACCGCTCCCTTGATCTGGGCCGAGCTTGAGGGCTCAACCAAGGCAGTCGTTTCGGAAATGGCGATGCGCGGCTTTGGGCAAATCGACCACCTGGCCCAGCTCACCCAGCCGAATCTGGCGATCATCACGATGATCGGGACGGCGCACATCGAGATGGTCGGATCTCGCGAGGGGATCGCCCGAGCCAAGGCCGAGATCCTTTCGCACCTGACTGGGCCCGCGATCCTGTGGGCGGAAGACGATTTCATCGGGACGCTGCGGTCGCTCGCACCTCACGAGGTCATTACCTTTGGTTTCTCACCGGACGCAGACTGTCGGATCGTCGGGTACCGCTCGCAAGGTTGGAACCAGAGTCAGATTCGTGGAGTGTTCCGCGGCGAGGAGTTCAGCGCGGTGTTGCCGACCGTGGGAAAGCACCAGGCCGTCAACGCTGCGAGCGCGATTGTCGCTGCCGTTGAGTGCGGAGTGAACCTGGCAGATGCCGCGAAGTCTCTGCAGAACGCCACGATCCCGGCCATGCGCATGGAAACGCGCGAGGCCGCCGGGGTCACGTACGTCTTGGATAATTACAATGCCAGCCCCGACTCGATGGTTGCCGCGCTAAAGACGCTCATGGAAGTCGATTCGGCGGGGCGACGCGTCGCCGTCCTGGGTGAGATGCGCGAGCTGGGAGACACCGCCGAGCAGGGCCATCGACTCGTTGGGCGAGCGCTGGCCATGGCCGATGTCGATTCGGTGATCGTGTTTGGAGACATGGCACGATGGATCGCCGAAGAGGCGATCGCGCTTGGGTTTCCCGCGTCGCGCCTGAGTCAAGCCACTTCACTGGACGACATCCACGATCGGCTCGTTGACGCGAACGAAGGGGACACCGTGCTCGTGAAGGGGAGTCGAGCGCTCTTCCTTGAGCGCGCGCTGGAGGGGATCCTATGA
- a CDS encoding UDP-N-acetylmuramoyl-L-alanyl-D-glutamate--2,6-diaminopimelate ligase produces the protein MTLVELLQRAGVAADLIDQGDCEVQSLCADSRSPQAGALYVTMPSERSDTGAFIGQAREHGAVAALVRNDSGLDHARAVGIPHILIRDEGHRFYASLGRLCRASAPDDPTLSMRVIGVTGTNGKSTVAWMLRDALSSLGCKAAYLGTLGFACGSDVMPLANTTPFPVELWTMLRQARQAGCTDLVMEASSHALVQRRLAGVSFAAGVFTNLTQDHLDYHQSMHAYSEAKKLLFTEYAMASPRPFVAVLNTDDPVGRHWSAELPTPVLRFGEGGVHIANPSVGVSNIAGQLNGAHGFNAAVGGAFNIQNLTATAATLLALGYSESDAAHALSQVTPVPGRFESVPNSLGIGVIVDYAHTPDALEKLLGSAIATHPRKIITVFGCGGDRDRTKRPLMAAAAAKSSDLVIATSDNPRTEDPETILDEVVRGLPAGFPHERVTDRREAIRRAVAIAEPGDVVVIAGKGHETVQVIGYTAIPMDDRELAREALAVRA, from the coding sequence ATGACCCTCGTCGAGCTGCTGCAACGGGCCGGGGTCGCTGCCGACCTCATTGACCAAGGCGACTGCGAAGTTCAATCGCTTTGTGCGGATTCGCGCTCGCCCCAGGCGGGCGCGCTGTACGTTACGATGCCCAGTGAGCGCTCTGACACAGGAGCATTCATCGGCCAGGCGCGGGAGCACGGCGCGGTCGCAGCGCTCGTCCGTAACGATTCGGGACTGGACCACGCGCGCGCGGTCGGGATACCGCATATCCTTATCCGCGATGAGGGACATCGGTTCTATGCCTCGCTCGGGCGGCTGTGCCGGGCAAGCGCTCCGGACGATCCGACCCTCTCAATGCGCGTCATCGGGGTGACCGGTACGAACGGCAAGTCGACCGTCGCTTGGATGCTGCGCGACGCCTTGAGCAGCTTGGGTTGCAAGGCGGCGTACTTGGGAACGCTTGGATTCGCGTGTGGCAGCGACGTGATGCCGCTTGCCAATACGACGCCGTTTCCGGTTGAATTGTGGACGATGCTTCGCCAAGCCAGGCAGGCGGGCTGCACGGACCTCGTGATGGAAGCGAGCAGCCACGCGCTGGTGCAGCGTCGGCTCGCGGGAGTGAGCTTCGCGGCGGGGGTTTTCACGAACCTGACGCAAGACCATTTGGACTACCACCAGTCGATGCACGCGTACTCCGAGGCGAAGAAACTGCTCTTCACGGAATACGCGATGGCCAGCCCACGTCCCTTCGTCGCGGTACTGAATACCGACGATCCCGTCGGACGCCACTGGAGCGCCGAGTTGCCGACTCCCGTCTTGCGGTTCGGTGAGGGCGGGGTGCACATTGCGAATCCGTCAGTCGGCGTCTCCAACATCGCCGGACAGCTGAACGGAGCCCACGGGTTCAATGCGGCGGTGGGTGGGGCGTTCAACATCCAGAACTTGACCGCAACCGCGGCAACACTTCTTGCACTTGGATACTCGGAGTCCGATGCGGCCCATGCGCTGAGTCAAGTCACCCCCGTGCCGGGGCGGTTCGAATCGGTACCCAATTCGCTAGGGATTGGCGTGATCGTGGACTATGCCCACACGCCAGACGCACTAGAGAAACTTCTGGGAAGCGCGATCGCGACCCATCCGCGCAAGATCATCACCGTCTTTGGATGCGGAGGCGACCGGGACCGGACCAAGCGTCCGCTGATGGCTGCGGCTGCCGCCAAGTCGAGCGACCTGGTCATCGCCACGAGCGACAATCCTCGCACTGAAGACCCGGAGACCATTCTCGATGAGGTCGTGCGCGGTCTGCCTGCTGGATTCCCCCACGAACGAGTGACCGATCGTCGCGAGGCGATCCGACGGGCCGTTGCGATCGCCGAACCGGGCGACGTGGTGGTCATCGCTGGCAAGGGACACGAAACCGTTCAGGTGATTGGTTACACCGCGATTCCTATGGACGATCGCGAATTGGCCCGCGAGGCGCTGGCGGTGCGAGCGTGA
- a CDS encoding penicillin-binding protein 2 yields MSQAPVNLQSRSGRLAWVVLGLFVATGFSQGYKQIFSAAGTIQKAKKAGRYTVERQEVANRASIFSGDDKVLAQSVDQFDLSMTLMNVPHVPGFYVAFGEAAGVSPTEIAQAVASGRKSLSWPKKIGPEQATRIRKVKKDWVAHGISLARTSKRIYPLGEATGSLLGTYSTKAEGGLEMTFDSVLAGKDGKRVGLIDRTGAFLPMRMEAESQEKQDGEPVQLTLNVSLQVSATQLLRTAVTENRATSGVAIVMEPTSGDILAMTSWPAADPGAGRPILGFDPNYSEVYEPGSTFKILTLAAALDAGVVGVHDTTQCQGEIHWGKGYRVRCDLHHGNRAHGLVDSELAIAKSCNVAASTWARKVGYKPMLDYIDRLGLLHKTKIGVQNEVAGLFNFKEVAQSLQIANVGFGQSISCTPIGLASAFTSLANGGVRMQPRLVKRIGLKDQPVQKAARVFSPDVAHQVMKLMESVIETDAGTGKKLRIPGVRLAGKTGTAEKIGGGASGHVSSFIGYVPAENPRAVILVMIDNPSAGKIYGAEVAGPVFRAIAEEVLRTDAGSSGRSEAAK; encoded by the coding sequence GTGTCGCAAGCACCCGTTAACCTGCAATCACGATCGGGCCGACTCGCGTGGGTCGTGCTGGGACTGTTTGTGGCGACTGGCTTTTCCCAGGGTTACAAGCAGATCTTCAGCGCGGCTGGCACCATCCAGAAAGCCAAGAAGGCTGGCCGCTATACGGTGGAACGACAGGAAGTCGCCAACCGAGCAAGCATCTTCAGCGGCGATGACAAGGTCTTGGCCCAGAGCGTGGACCAGTTTGATCTGAGCATGACGCTCATGAACGTGCCCCACGTGCCCGGCTTCTACGTTGCGTTTGGTGAAGCTGCAGGGGTCTCGCCCACTGAGATTGCTCAGGCCGTCGCATCCGGCCGGAAGTCACTCTCGTGGCCCAAGAAGATCGGGCCCGAGCAAGCGACCCGGATTCGCAAGGTGAAGAAGGACTGGGTGGCACACGGGATCTCGCTCGCCCGGACGTCGAAGCGGATCTATCCGCTCGGTGAGGCGACGGGGTCGCTGCTGGGCACCTACTCGACCAAGGCAGAAGGTGGGCTGGAGATGACGTTTGACTCCGTGCTCGCCGGAAAGGACGGGAAGCGTGTGGGTCTGATCGACCGTACGGGTGCGTTCTTGCCAATGCGCATGGAAGCCGAATCGCAGGAGAAGCAAGACGGTGAACCGGTACAACTCACGCTCAATGTCAGTTTGCAGGTCTCAGCGACCCAGTTGCTCCGTACTGCGGTCACTGAAAACCGCGCCACCAGCGGAGTGGCGATCGTCATGGAGCCGACCAGTGGCGATATTCTCGCGATGACAAGCTGGCCCGCGGCGGACCCCGGTGCGGGTCGTCCGATCTTGGGGTTCGACCCGAACTACTCGGAAGTGTACGAGCCCGGTTCGACGTTCAAGATTCTCACCCTCGCCGCTGCGCTTGACGCGGGAGTGGTCGGTGTACACGATACGACGCAGTGCCAAGGAGAAATCCACTGGGGGAAGGGGTATCGCGTGCGCTGCGACTTGCACCATGGCAACCGCGCCCACGGCTTAGTTGACTCGGAGCTTGCAATCGCGAAGAGCTGTAATGTCGCCGCCTCCACTTGGGCGCGCAAAGTCGGCTACAAGCCGATGCTCGACTACATCGATCGTCTGGGTCTTTTGCACAAAACCAAGATCGGCGTGCAAAACGAGGTCGCAGGATTGTTCAACTTCAAGGAGGTTGCACAGTCCTTGCAAATCGCGAATGTTGGCTTCGGTCAGTCGATCAGCTGTACGCCCATCGGGCTCGCCAGCGCGTTCACCAGTCTCGCCAATGGTGGCGTGCGGATGCAGCCACGACTGGTGAAGCGGATTGGTCTGAAAGACCAGCCGGTTCAGAAGGCGGCGCGGGTGTTCAGCCCGGACGTCGCTCACCAAGTGATGAAACTCATGGAGAGTGTCATCGAAACGGATGCAGGCACCGGCAAGAAGCTTCGAATCCCCGGCGTGCGGCTGGCGGGCAAGACGGGTACGGCCGAGAAGATCGGCGGCGGTGCGAGCGGTCACGTGTCCAGCTTCATTGGTTACGTCCCGGCCGAGAATCCACGCGCGGTGATCTTGGTCATGATTGACAACCCAAGCGCAGGCAAGATTTACGGCGCAGAAGTCGCTGGCCCCGTGTTCCGCGCGATCGCGGAAGAGGTACTGCGTACCGATGCCGGTTCATCAGGGCGTTCTGAGGCCGCGAAATGA
- the rsmH gene encoding 16S rRNA (cytosine(1402)-N(4))-methyltransferase RsmH yields the protein MAEHRSVMVAEVLQALELRPGAVVVDGTVGLAGHSLEMAAAIAPGGVLIGLDWDKGMLEVARERLNAVKGVEVHLFHTDYRALSDSMSSAVGTEKKADGILLDLGLNNAQIMDPKRGISFQEDGPLDMRMDRSTGEPASAWLNRASAGEIERALWEFGDERWARKIAQVIVSRRKESPLHTTLDLVDAVAASIPPSKRDKRIHFATRTFQAIRIAVNRELEKLQECLENAADALAPGGTMVVLSYHSGEDRAAKMAFRGLEESSEFETLYKKPLVPSELEVRDNPKSRSAKLRAIRRKS from the coding sequence TTGGCAGAGCATCGTTCGGTCATGGTGGCCGAGGTGCTCCAGGCGTTGGAGTTGCGGCCAGGAGCCGTTGTGGTCGATGGGACCGTGGGATTGGCGGGGCACTCGCTGGAGATGGCGGCGGCCATCGCTCCCGGTGGAGTCCTCATTGGATTGGATTGGGATAAAGGAATGCTGGAGGTAGCGCGTGAGCGATTGAATGCAGTGAAAGGCGTGGAAGTTCATCTCTTCCATACCGACTATCGCGCGCTGTCTGACTCCATGTCCTCCGCGGTTGGGACCGAGAAGAAGGCCGATGGCATCTTGCTTGACCTTGGGCTGAACAACGCGCAGATCATGGATCCCAAGCGCGGTATCAGCTTTCAAGAAGACGGCCCGTTGGACATGCGCATGGACCGCTCGACCGGTGAACCTGCATCCGCTTGGCTGAACCGAGCCAGCGCGGGCGAGATCGAGCGAGCCCTGTGGGAATTCGGTGACGAGCGATGGGCGCGGAAGATTGCCCAAGTGATCGTGAGTCGCCGCAAAGAGAGCCCGCTGCACACGACACTCGACCTGGTCGATGCGGTGGCGGCTTCGATCCCGCCAAGCAAGCGCGACAAACGGATCCACTTCGCTACGCGCACGTTCCAAGCCATTCGGATCGCGGTGAACCGCGAGCTTGAGAAGCTGCAGGAGTGCCTTGAAAATGCCGCCGATGCGCTGGCACCTGGCGGCACGATGGTTGTACTGAGCTATCACAGCGGCGAGGATCGCGCCGCCAAGATGGCCTTCCGTGGGCTCGAAGAGTCGAGCGAGTTTGAAACCCTCTACAAGAAGCCTCTCGTGCCAAGCGAACTGGAAGTACGAGACAACCCCAAGAGTCGAAGCGCAAAGCTTCGCGCTATCCGGAGGAAATCATGA
- the glgP gene encoding alpha-glucan family phosphorylase has protein sequence MKLLKYAHSFEVSTELPEPLRALRKLAMNFRWTWHHETQALFEEVDPQVWAQVEHNPMELINRIDEERIDKLCADSVFLTKLNLCEKDLDAYLADDSWFDRTYPGKRDETRIAYFCAEFGIVESLPIYSGGLGILAGDHLKAASDLGLPLVGVGLLYSRGYFRQTLNADGWQVERYPNYDYYQFPLELLRGQDDQPIRVSVDFPDRVVTCQIWKARVGRIELLLLDSNVLENRAEDQGITDTLYGGDENMRIRQEMILGIGGMRALSALGIKPTVCHMNEGHAAFLAIERMKQLMKEHNCDVRTARQIVVAGNVFTTHTPVPAGFDVFRQEMIAQYMKKEIESLGIPYEDFLRYGRFAPDNANEDFNMAVLAMENANFVNGVSKLHAEVSRGMFNARWKEYPREEVPIEAVTNGIHTGTWIGRRMGDLLDKYVGPDWRNDSSSPETWAKAAEAIPDHDLWEMRENQRGDFIRYCRRRHVKSMLGRNASRPEISAGSSVLDPRVLTIGFARRFATYKRASLLFTDRERLHKILFHPDRPVQFVFAGKSHPRDDGGKKLIQEIANYINHEGGSARMLFLEDYDMEVARHLVQGVDVWLNNPRRPMEASGTSGMKVVPNGGLNCSVLDGWWAEGYEPGNGWAIGDESQAADYAQQDWLDSRALYHIIESEIAPMFYNRGEAGYPLAWVEMMKRSMRDLAPVYSTSRMVGEYAQRFYMPSSESFIGLSANGQARAKAALVWRDRVRKNWDSLKFVSAADTASRKNRVGDTFTVTIDLELGALEPSDIKVEVLVGKVLSGRELGTVTTYVAEHAGAGSRFIATIPCTENGHKGYVCRVVPSHPDVNVRSELSLVCWQDE, from the coding sequence ATGAAGCTCCTCAAATACGCACACTCTTTTGAAGTTTCCACCGAGCTTCCGGAGCCCTTGCGCGCTTTGCGCAAGCTGGCGATGAATTTCCGGTGGACCTGGCATCACGAAACGCAAGCGCTGTTTGAAGAAGTCGACCCGCAGGTTTGGGCTCAAGTCGAGCACAACCCCATGGAGCTGATCAATCGTATCGATGAGGAGCGAATTGACAAGCTGTGCGCGGACTCAGTCTTCTTGACCAAACTCAACCTTTGCGAAAAGGACCTAGACGCCTATTTGGCCGACGATAGTTGGTTCGATCGCACCTACCCCGGCAAGCGCGACGAGACCCGAATCGCCTACTTCTGCGCCGAGTTCGGCATTGTCGAATCGTTGCCGATCTACTCGGGCGGCCTCGGCATCCTTGCTGGCGACCACCTGAAGGCGGCCTCCGACCTCGGCCTGCCCCTCGTTGGCGTGGGCTTGCTCTACTCGCGTGGCTACTTCCGCCAGACCCTCAATGCCGATGGTTGGCAGGTCGAGCGCTATCCGAACTACGACTACTACCAGTTCCCACTGGAACTCCTGCGAGGCCAGGACGACCAACCGATCCGGGTTTCCGTCGATTTCCCGGACCGCGTGGTCACGTGCCAGATCTGGAAGGCGCGTGTCGGGCGTATCGAGCTCTTGCTGCTCGATAGCAACGTGCTCGAAAATCGTGCGGAAGATCAGGGAATCACCGATACGCTGTACGGCGGCGACGAGAACATGCGCATCCGCCAGGAAATGATCCTGGGCATCGGCGGCATGCGCGCGCTTAGCGCGCTCGGTATCAAGCCGACGGTATGCCACATGAACGAAGGGCACGCTGCCTTCCTCGCCATCGAGCGGATGAAGCAGCTCATGAAGGAGCACAACTGCGACGTCCGTACTGCACGCCAGATCGTCGTGGCGGGGAACGTCTTTACGACGCACACGCCAGTCCCCGCAGGGTTCGACGTCTTCCGGCAGGAGATGATCGCCCAGTACATGAAGAAGGAAATCGAGTCGCTGGGGATCCCCTACGAAGATTTTCTACGTTACGGCAGATTTGCTCCGGACAACGCCAACGAAGATTTCAACATGGCTGTGTTGGCGATGGAGAACGCGAACTTCGTGAACGGCGTTTCCAAGCTGCACGCCGAAGTGTCGCGTGGGATGTTCAACGCTCGATGGAAGGAGTACCCCCGCGAGGAAGTCCCCATCGAAGCGGTGACGAATGGCATTCACACCGGCACCTGGATCGGCCGTCGCATGGGCGATTTGCTGGACAAGTACGTCGGCCCCGATTGGCGCAACGACTCCAGTTCGCCGGAGACCTGGGCCAAGGCGGCCGAAGCAATTCCCGACCACGATCTTTGGGAGATGCGCGAGAACCAGCGCGGCGACTTTATCCGCTACTGCCGTCGTCGGCACGTCAAGAGCATGCTCGGTCGCAACGCGAGCCGACCCGAGATCAGCGCGGGAAGCAGCGTGCTCGACCCGCGCGTGTTGACGATAGGGTTCGCCCGCCGCTTTGCCACCTACAAGCGTGCAAGCCTGCTGTTCACGGACCGAGAACGACTGCACAAGATCTTGTTCCATCCCGACCGACCCGTTCAGTTCGTCTTTGCGGGCAAGTCGCACCCGCGCGATGACGGTGGCAAGAAGCTGATCCAAGAGATTGCGAACTACATCAATCATGAGGGCGGCTCGGCCCGGATGCTCTTCCTTGAAGATTACGATATGGAAGTCGCCCGCCATTTGGTTCAAGGCGTGGACGTGTGGCTCAACAACCCGCGTCGGCCGATGGAGGCCAGCGGAACCAGCGGCATGAAAGTCGTTCCGAACGGCGGTCTCAACTGCTCGGTATTGGACGGCTGGTGGGCAGAAGGATATGAGCCGGGTAACGGCTGGGCGATCGGAGACGAAAGCCAAGCCGCAGACTATGCGCAGCAGGATTGGCTGGACAGCCGCGCGCTCTATCATATCATCGAGTCGGAGATCGCGCCGATGTTCTACAACCGGGGCGAGGCGGGATATCCGCTCGCCTGGGTCGAGATGATGAAGCGGAGCATGCGGGACCTCGCGCCGGTCTACTCGACAAGCCGAATGGTCGGCGAGTATGCGCAGCGGTTCTACATGCCGAGCAGCGAGTCTTTCATCGGACTGAGCGCGAACGGCCAGGCGCGCGCGAAAGCCGCGCTGGTGTGGCGTGACCGTGTCCGCAAGAACTGGGACTCCCTGAAATTCGTGTCTGCCGCCGACACCGCATCGCGAAAGAATCGTGTTGGTGACACTTTCACGGTGACCATTGATCTCGAGCTGGGCGCACTGGAGCCGAGCGACATCAAGGTGGAAGTTCTCGTGGGCAAGGTGCTGAGTGGGCGAGAACTGGGCACAGTCACCACATACGTTGCAGAGCATGCCGGTGCAGGTTCACGGTTCATCGCCACCATCCCGTGCACGGAGAATGGTCACAAGGGTTACGTGTGTCGCGTCGTTCCGTCGCATCCCGATGTCAATGTGCGCAGCGAACTCTCGCTCGTTTGCTGGCAAGACGAGTAA
- a CDS encoding cellulase family glycosylhydrolase has protein sequence MGCVARDRWILMVATVMLAGCSTPETRPGHTVPVTRVERLRKGVSVSTWFRGFESGFAPGSLGVLSQAEMRQMRRMGIGHVRLALDPALFYRPDAPQRLDPTYLKALDDAILGLFEEDIAVVLDLHDEKKPYDAVGVGAEQGRRWLDGLVPFWSEMSDHYRRFDPDRLFFELLNEPTFKRRSGEWAAVQEQCVQAIRKHCPRHTIIATVTDWSSVDRLADLRPSSDPNVVYAFHFYEPYAFTHQGAPWADKSTRALRGLPYPVQGSLPEGLSSSKSAVDYFAERWNRERVRKRIDLAGEWSRKWGRPVWCGEFGAYPKSVSAASRTAWFTDVADALRANRIGACIWSWDEGLGLKYMTDSAGRPVPNPEVAKAVGLLPDRREDPKKESPVVAVPVPSSTLAPGNARRTVRKRSPHRRRALHVPRRRR, from the coding sequence ATGGGTTGCGTAGCGCGAGACCGATGGATCCTGATGGTGGCAACCGTCATGCTCGCCGGTTGCTCCACGCCCGAAACTCGGCCGGGGCACACCGTCCCGGTCACAAGGGTCGAGCGGCTGCGCAAGGGCGTCTCAGTCAGCACATGGTTCAGAGGTTTCGAATCCGGCTTTGCCCCGGGTTCACTCGGGGTTCTCAGCCAGGCCGAGATGCGTCAGATGCGTCGGATGGGCATCGGCCATGTGCGACTCGCGCTGGATCCAGCGCTCTTCTACCGTCCCGATGCCCCTCAGCGCCTCGATCCGACCTACCTCAAAGCGCTCGACGATGCGATCCTGGGTCTTTTCGAAGAGGACATTGCGGTGGTGCTGGACCTTCACGACGAGAAAAAACCCTACGACGCCGTCGGCGTCGGAGCTGAACAAGGGCGGCGCTGGCTCGATGGGCTGGTGCCCTTCTGGTCAGAGATGTCGGACCACTACCGGCGTTTCGATCCCGACCGGCTCTTCTTCGAGCTCCTGAATGAGCCGACGTTCAAGCGCCGAAGTGGTGAGTGGGCGGCGGTCCAGGAGCAGTGCGTTCAGGCGATCCGGAAGCACTGCCCGAGGCATACGATCATCGCGACGGTCACGGACTGGAGCAGCGTGGATCGGCTGGCCGATCTGCGTCCAAGCAGTGATCCGAACGTTGTGTACGCGTTCCACTTCTACGAACCGTACGCGTTTACCCACCAAGGCGCTCCGTGGGCCGACAAATCAACCCGAGCACTGCGCGGGCTGCCGTATCCGGTGCAGGGAAGTCTTCCCGAAGGACTGAGCAGTTCCAAATCCGCAGTGGACTATTTCGCGGAGCGGTGGAACCGCGAAAGGGTGCGGAAACGGATTGACCTCGCAGGCGAGTGGTCGCGCAAGTGGGGAAGGCCTGTGTGGTGCGGAGAGTTTGGCGCGTATCCCAAATCGGTCTCGGCGGCGAGCCGCACGGCGTGGTTCACCGATGTCGCCGATGCACTACGCGCAAACCGAATTGGGGCTTGCATCTGGAGCTGGGACGAAGGGCTCGGCCTCAAATATATGACCGACTCGGCGGGCCGCCCAGTGCCGAACCCAGAAGTCGCGAAAGCAGTAGGGCTCTTGCCGGACCGGCGAGAGGACCCCAAGAAGGAGTCTCCAGTTGTCGCTGTACCTGTACCAAGTTCGACCCTCGCGCCCGGAAATGCCCGTCGCACCGTCCGAAAACGAAGCCCGCATCGTCGGCGAGCACTTCATGTACCTCGCCGACGCCGTTGA
- a CDS encoding ABC transporter permease, translating into MSEALIALIAGALTYSIPLALASLGEVVNQRAGQVNVGLEGMMLGGAFFGMTATLGTGSPVLGLLVGVAVGVLLGLLQAVFTIKLSRDQVVIGVALNLFVLGLTNTLFRSRFGESGQLLSVPTLPKWHGFDVMLPIALLVAAGLSVAIHHSAWGLAVRSAGEMPRALQSVGHSVPKLRLQAACIGAALAGLAGAYLAVGLTGTFNEGMPAGKGFMALAMVSFGRWRTPWVYLACVFIATAEASRFTLQATGVTWIPSQALVAFPYVLALVVLVVVGRGNDAPQHLGRPYEST; encoded by the coding sequence ATGAGCGAAGCCCTCATCGCCCTGATCGCTGGCGCGCTAACCTACAGCATCCCGCTCGCCCTCGCCAGCCTCGGCGAAGTCGTCAACCAGCGGGCAGGACAGGTGAACGTCGGGCTTGAAGGGATGATGCTCGGAGGGGCGTTCTTCGGAATGACGGCGACGCTCGGAACCGGGAGTCCGGTGCTGGGCCTGCTCGTAGGCGTTGCCGTGGGAGTTCTATTAGGATTGCTCCAAGCCGTGTTCACCATCAAGCTCTCCCGCGATCAGGTTGTCATCGGCGTTGCACTGAACTTGTTCGTGCTGGGCCTCACCAACACGCTCTTCCGATCACGATTCGGAGAGAGTGGTCAACTCTTGTCGGTACCCACGCTACCGAAATGGCACGGGTTCGACGTGATGCTGCCGATTGCCCTGCTGGTCGCCGCCGGTCTGAGTGTTGCGATCCACCACTCGGCCTGGGGGCTCGCAGTGCGATCGGCGGGAGAGATGCCCCGCGCTCTGCAGTCGGTGGGCCATTCCGTCCCCAAGCTGAGGCTCCAAGCGGCGTGCATTGGCGCAGCGCTTGCTGGGCTGGCGGGCGCTTACTTGGCGGTCGGACTGACCGGGACTTTCAACGAGGGGATGCCCGCAGGCAAGGGGTTCATGGCGCTTGCCATGGTCTCTTTTGGTAGGTGGCGCACCCCGTGGGTCTATCTCGCCTGCGTGTTCATCGCTACGGCCGAGGCATCGCGATTCACACTGCAAGCGACCGGCGTCACGTGGATCCCTTCGCAGGCGCTCGTTGCCTTTCCATACGTGCTGGCCCTGGTGGTTCTCGTGGTGGTGGGCAGGGGAAATGATGCGCCACAGCATTTGGGTCGCCCGTACGAGTCAACATAG